A stretch of DNA from Oryza brachyantha chromosome 4, ObraRS2, whole genome shotgun sequence:
GTTGTATTTGGGCTGTGATTCTCAAGTATTTTCTCCACACCATTTTATACATCAAcatattatttagttttctgTATGCTACCACAAGTTCCAAGTTGAGCAACATTGTCCTTTAAAAATACTCTTATAAAATAACGTTCTATTTGGATCAAAATTAAGCATGCCATCCACCTGCTTCCATCATATTGTATGACTACATTTATCATATCTATTCTTAGTAATGTAGAAGATGAAGGCAGGGCCCAAATTCTCTTACTGGCATCATAAGATGTGTTTCTTAGTTCTTAATGAAGCTGAGGAATGAGGACATTGAACTTGTTAGTACAAAGGGGAAAGTACCTTCAGCTTCTTTGCAAAATGCTTCCAGCCGAACCCTTTTTTGAGTTGGCTTAAGTCTTCAAACACCTCTAAAATAAAAGGCTCagttttgattctttttttgttttaatatttatcaaACAAGACTTTGAGATTCTATGTGACATCTCGGATATCAATTAACAGCTGCATTTCATTTGATTGTATTGAACTGTGAGTTGCTCTAGTTTGGGCAGTTTCACTTTGTCAAATCATTTCTCTTACTTTATGAAGTTCTTTTGTGGACAAATTAGTCTAATCCATGGTTATTTTGATTTGTGTTTTTTGTTGAAATATTATGATTATTGTTTTGATGATCTCTAATGGAAAAGGACTTATTCTGGccaaagataaatattttctggATCTTGGGTTGTTTCTTTGTTAATTGACTTCTATTCATACCTTGCAATAGGTCTATCGGTAAATGGTGATAGTCAAGGCTTAGAGCGACTCTTTGGAGCCCTTTCTGCACACATGTGGCCTGGAATGATTCTGAAATCGGGAAACAGAATAACCGCTCCATCCTTGGTTGAGAAAGAAGGTGAGTTAAACCACTGAATTGGTGGTCATGGTTATTGCGATGACTTGACGAATCCTGTTTGCTCTGTAATATATAACAACTTAGGGTACCATGCTAAACTGGTTCCCTGCTCAGTAATTTAACTGTTAAAAGATGCTTACCTATTGAGCAGAACATTTTGTtatttgcttaattttttctgtttccttTGTACAGAATCTACAGATGATGAATCGAATTATGAATTCGAGTATGAAGTTCTGTCCAATGGATCTGATGAACAATGGGAATTTATTGGTGAGTCGAGTACATCAAGAGACTTGGAGGGATTAAATGAAGATACAGCTACCCATGATAAAACACATCAAGCTGTGTATGCTGATGCTAATTCGTTGGCACCCAATCCTCGTCCAAATGGCAAAATGACAGAAACTCCTGAGGAAAAACCTGTATCTCAGAGCGATAAAAGTGAGGTTAGTAATAATATGGAAAACACACAGGCCGATTCTTCAGAGGAACTGCAAGCTGGTATCCCAGAGGTTAACAAGCCATTTGACGATGAGCATTACGGCCTAGATGATCTAGAGCGGCTAATGTCAGAGATTGGCAACATGCGCTCCAACTTAAGGCTCATGCCTGATTTCCAAAGGAGGGAGATGGCTGCCAAGTTAGCCATGAAAATGGCAGCTATGTTTGGTGATAACGACGAAGAGGGCTCTGAGGAGATCTGAGTTATATGACCTATCAATTATGACATGCTGGTTTGTACAGCAGTACACTAGTACAGGGCACAAGGCCGAGCAGGCAATCTCTATACGATGTCATGATTCCCAGTGAAATTTTGTAGGTGTACTACCTTGAGTTATTCCGTATTTACCATTGTTACTGTTGTAAGATGTATGTTTACATTAGGTGACCTGGAGTTTTCTGGAATCGACTTGTCTGAATTTGTGTGTTATTTTCCAGATATTATGCTGCTCTGTCATTGAGCAAAATATCCATATACATGTGAAATACATTTGGGCAGTGCATCCGGATAACCtgacaaagaaaagaaaatatccaTATACATGTGAAATACATTTCGTAGCAACGCCCCGTGGGCCCAGACCGGCATACGGCTGCTCATGCTTATCAAGTCACGACGTAAACCTATTCTTCCAAAATTCTTCTATCTACAGCTAAAACCTCAGCCATCAGTACACTACACAACAAAGCTGTTCGAGCATGTGCTACGGAGATGACACCATTCACAAATTTATTGTTCCTCCAGATTTTTTGATCGTGAATTGCCGTCAGTGCTATGCTTCTCAGACTCCAAGGTAGGTTGACCATTTTGGTTCTTCTCTGTGCCAGATAACGAGTTTTGCAGATTCCCAGATGACTCGCTTGATAATCTTAATTGTCTGTCACTACGCTGCATATTCCTTTGGCTAGATGAGAATTTGTTAACCTGCAAAAGATATTAGGAACTCtagaaaattattataaaatgaaaGATAGGTGGTAAAAGAAAGGTCTTCGATTGATTGAGATTCGAGCTTCAATTGTTCAAATGAGCTTGGAATTTTACAATAAAGCTATAAATCCTGACTGTTAGGGTCTACTCACATCGTTTGAAGCCTCTAGCCTTGTCTGCAAAGCTTCATGCTCAGCTTTGACACGGGATGGGACGCCATCCTTTTGATAAACATTTTGTTTAGCAGTCTCCTCATCTACTTCACTTGAAGCAGCAGCAAATGGGTGGTTTACTGGAATCCATCTAACTGTGTCTGGATCAACATCTGGTGGTAAGGAATCTCCTTCTTTAAGAAAAACAGTGGGCCTTTTCCACTGATATGTGCGTGATCTCCTTTTCTGATGCATTGCTTGTTCTTCTTTTGTAAGCCTAACAGGAGCCAGCCGGTACTCCTTGCCAAACATTTGAGCAGTAGAAGCACCCTCATCAATCTTAACTAATGGATTATTGAAAGGATCATCGTACACTCGGAGTTTTGCCCTGCAGTAGTAATTTTGGACAAATTATTGCTTGATTCAAAACAAACTCTTATgggttgatgcaataaatattaaacctaAGCTCCCAATTGCACAATGATTTTCTTCtatcatttatgttttattgaaCATGAACATTAAGGTTGGTTATCTTAAACTCAAGTAGAATTACCTGGCTTTACAAGTCAACAAGATTATGGTGTGGGAATATAGTGTTACAGTAACATTAAGCAAGCTAGTAACAACAGTTCCTCCCATAATACATAACAAGATCATTAGAAAGGAAAATGGAAGGGTACACAATTGGATGTCATGGCACACCAGTGATCTAATGTTAGACGAGTATATAGTAGGAGATATGAACAACCTATGCCAGCACTCAATGTTTTGTAAACATGATGCATAAACACAGCCAATTTCCAAATATCTCTTCAAACGTCCATCAAGTATAAATGTGTAATGTTGAAAATCGTTGGTGGGTAATTGATTTATCTGAACACTATCGCGAATAAATTTCAATGATGTTACTGTTAGAAGCATGCCCAAAAGGCACAGCCAAGTATATTTCAGCATGTATAGCTTTAGTGGATATTGTACATGGGGATGCAAAAGTTAAGATCAATAAGATAGCAACATACATCCCACGTTGTCCTGATTTTAATTGTCCACGCCTTATTAGGTCAGCAACAGAACCTTTATTGTCACGCTCATGAATCCTAATGATGACCTGTCTTGCAACAGCAGCCAACAATGTGATGCCGAGACAGAATCCAGCAATAAAATTTAGTCCAATGTTTTGTCTGATCTGCATGCAAAGATAAGAACAAGATAAGAAAGTGCCTAAAATCCCAAACTTTGTAACTGATGAGTGATGACAAGGGAACTGAAGGTTACTGAAGGTGCATCAAGAACAGAGTAGAAGGGCATATGGGCTAGCAAACTCATGACATTTTCACATTCCATTGACAAAGTTCATAAATATTCGCAAGGGATGCATCCATAATTCCATATTCTACATTCAGGCACAACTACAACTGCTCGTCGGCTCCACATTTGCTGCATTTTCTTCTACTGTACAACATTACAGTTTCAGTATTTCACAAGGAAAGCCACTACTTTACAGGTTCACACTGATAGATCAATATCATCATTAATCCCATTATGATTCATTCGTTTCCCAAACTCTCCCACAATATGCTAAAACCAACTATATTCAGCAATTCACAGTCTCACACTGACATCAACTAACTACACAAATCCCAATTCGGATAGGAATACCAAAGAAAGGGAAGCCCTTAccgcagcaacagcagggggCACCGAGGCGACGACAGCCCTCAGATCTTCCACCCTCTTCTCCAGGGCCGCGACTCTCCGGTCCCCGTTCGCAACGCCATTACCGTCGCTCGAAGCCCTAATTGGCCGGAGCCGCCTCGTCCTCCCGCTCCCGCGGCAGGTTCGGGGAGGCACGAGGCggaaggagagggagacggcgacggaggcaggcgccatcgccgccctcGCATGGAGGGGATGGGGGCTAGGGTAGCCGATAGTGTTCAGGGCCCGAGGTGGGAGATGGAGACGAAGGCCATGGCGAACAGCTTTCCCCGTGGCGCAGTGGCTGGCTGGAGGCTGGAGTGCTCCCCTGCCCAGAGACACTCGCACGGCGGGTAAACCGGGCTTCGGAAATAGCCCATGGGCCTCAACTCCGAATCCTTCCAGGCCTAACAACAAAACGAACCTGAGATGCAGCCCATCACCAACGACGACTCCTCTCGCTGTACTAGCGTACTGCGTACTCGTCTACGTCGCCTGCCTGTCTGCCTCGGGCCCCGCCAAACGCACAAACTCCACGTCTCCTCGCCGAACCAGCGCACCGCGCGCATGTCCCTCTCGCGCGCGCTCACGGCCTCGCgagccaccggcggcgcggcggcaacACGAGCGAAGGCGACGTCCCCTACCGGTCCCGCGGACCACGACACCCGCCGCTTCACCGCATCATCAGCGCCACGCCCACACGGGCACCACGCGCCGGTCGACCGAACCACCGAGACCAACAGGAACGCGCGCTGCGGGTTCCGGCGAGCGGAGCGGCTCACGGCTGCTTTTTGACAGGGTCTTATCCCCACCCCCCGCCAGCACGCCaacttgccgccgccgagataTCGCTAGCGGATTCAGAGCGCCCGATCCGTTCGATTCGACTGATTGATTGACACAGCGCTATCAGCTGTTGGCACTAACTAAGCACGCCCGGCGCGATAAGCATGCGGGTTATCTTGAGCTGCTACTTTAATCACCATATCCCTACGGATTTGCATTAGTTCCACTAGCTTTACCCTTAATCGGCAACACGGAATACTGCTATCTTAGAACGCCTCCAGAAACAAAGGGTTTGAAAGAAAAGCAGAGGCCCCTTGTATGAACATGAAAAATCCAATCCATACTTCTTTAAAGTAGTAGGGGTAATCTTGAATATGTTATCATCCCATCAACATCTCTAATACAtagttgtcaaaaaaaaacatctctaatacattttttgaaaaaaagatagCAGAGGGATTATATGTCAGCCATTCATCACCAAATCtctactttttatataaaaagaaaaaacattagagaccatatatacatcaattaatagatgatatatacaataataataatgggttaatgattatttttagttaaaatccCGTTACAACACAACCTGTACTAGCTGCTAATGGCATGGTTGTATCGAGAGTGGAAATTGGTCTTTTCAAAGCAGAGATTTGgctaattagctataagtaaaacaagaaatgtaattagtatataattaattacatattagttattgaaaacatgaaaatttgatttatttgatttaaaatattatataataagttTTATATGATAAAGAAAATTGAGGTGTAGTTGAGCCCACGAGGCCATTTACAATGCAATAATCAGGATAAAgtctatataattaaataaactgaCATATATAACAAAAGATAATATAACAAGTGAGCAAATGAATAAAGATAAAGGAATAAGGTCTTGCATGAGAAGACATTGCTTTTACCCTACTTTCAAGACCTGAGATTTGTTTGGTTGTCAGCCACACTTTGCCACCCCGAACTAACAAAAATTACCACACTTCCTTAAATTAAGGTTATCGAATCTTTAGCCACATCATGAAACGGGATCTTGTCACACTTTTCCAATTCGTTGACATTTGGAATCTAGTTTGCTCAAAGAGAATCTTATCATAATT
This window harbors:
- the LOC102716403 gene encoding protein MULTIPLE CHLOROPLAST DIVISION SITE 1, with the translated sequence MAPASVAVSLSFRLVPPRTCRGSGRTRRLRPIRASSDGNGVANGDRRVAALEKRVEDLRAVVASVPPAVAAIRQNIGLNFIAGFCLGITLLAAVARQVIIRIHERDNKGSVADLIRRGQLKSGQRGMAKLRVYDDPFNNPLVKIDEGASTAQMFGKEYRLAPVRLTKEEQAMHQKRRSRTYQWKRPTVFLKEGDSLPPDVDPDTVRWIPVNHPFAAASSEVDEETAKQNVYQKDGVPSRVKAEHEALQTRLEASNDVNKFSSSQRNMQRSDRQLRLSSESSGNLQNSLSGTEKNQNGQPTLESEKHSTDGNSRSKNLEEQ
- the LOC102716679 gene encoding uncharacterized protein LOC102716679 isoform X1 codes for the protein MESGDGSLEARPGVLLVGAPGVGKRTILSRLLAAEIPDTHDLSSGVLCQGWNIDTKYYSADLSVWTAHLGQGFSLDSLPHLDQLAALVMVFDMSDESSFLTLQSWVSNVDVQRFEILLCIGNKADLVPGHGAHVEYRRRMQKNGESSTDPHPEYVDFGINESEGCGLLSEEEPHIEIRGSTSQWCIEHNIEYVEACASNTDFDKCLSVNGDSQGLERLFGALSAHMWPGMILKSGNRITAPSLVEKEESTDDESNYEFEYEVLSNGSDEQWEFIGESSTSRDLEGLNEDTATHDKTHQAVYADANSLAPNPRPNGKMTETPEEKPVSQSDKSEVSNNMENTQADSSEELQAGIPEVNKPFDDEHYGLDDLERLMSEIGNMRSNLRLMPDFQRREMAAKLAMKMAAMFGDNDEEGSEEI
- the LOC102716679 gene encoding alpha- and gamma-adaptin-binding protein p34 isoform X2, whose product is MESGDGSLEARPGVLLVGAPGVGKRTILSRLLAAEIPDTHDLSSGVLCQGWNIDTKYYSADLSVWTAHLGQGFSLDSLPHLDQLAALVMVFDMSDESSFLTLQSWVSNVDVQRFEILLCIGNKADLVPGHGAHVEYRRRMQKNEEEPHIEIRGSTSQWCIEHNIEYVEACASNTDFDKCLSVNGDSQGLERLFGALSAHMWPGMILKSGNRITAPSLVEKEESTDDESNYEFEYEVLSNGSDEQWEFIGESSTSRDLEGLNEDTATHDKTHQAVYADANSLAPNPRPNGKMTETPEEKPVSQSDKSEVSNNMENTQADSSEELQAGIPEVNKPFDDEHYGLDDLERLMSEIGNMRSNLRLMPDFQRREMAAKLAMKMAAMFGDNDEEGSEEI